From Halotia branconii CENA392, the proteins below share one genomic window:
- the trpC gene encoding indole-3-glycerol phosphate synthase TrpC, with product MINKIAPPSHILEEIVRHKKQEVAQMQQALPLTSLQNKLNHAAPVRNFLSALQQSSHRPSLIAEVKKASPSRGVIRNDFNPVAIAQAYERGGAACLSILTDEKFFQGSFVNLRSVRQQVALPLLCKEFIIDPYQIYLARTAGADAVLLIAAILSDQELQDFLRVIHDLGMNALVEVHTIAELDRVLKLEDIRLVGINNRNLDNFTVDLATTQLLLAQRHKQMQSLGITVVSESGLYTPADLSVVAEAGARAVLVGESLIKQSDVEQAVHNILSLV from the coding sequence ATGATCAACAAAATTGCTCCTCCTAGCCATATTCTTGAAGAAATTGTGCGGCATAAAAAGCAGGAAGTCGCACAAATGCAGCAAGCACTACCTTTGACTTCTTTGCAAAATAAGTTAAATCATGCTGCGCCTGTGCGAAATTTCTTGAGCGCTTTGCAACAAAGTTCCCACCGACCTAGCTTAATTGCCGAAGTTAAAAAAGCGTCACCGAGTCGCGGAGTGATCCGAAATGATTTTAACCCAGTAGCGATCGCCCAAGCTTACGAACGGGGTGGTGCGGCTTGTCTCTCAATTTTGACTGACGAGAAGTTTTTTCAAGGCAGTTTTGTTAATTTGCGGAGTGTGCGTCAGCAAGTTGCATTACCTTTACTGTGTAAGGAGTTCATTATTGACCCTTATCAAATTTATTTAGCACGGACAGCTGGCGCTGATGCAGTGTTATTGATTGCTGCTATTTTAAGCGATCAAGAACTCCAAGATTTTTTGCGAGTGATTCACGATTTAGGTATGAATGCGCTGGTAGAAGTTCATACTATCGCTGAACTAGATCGGGTGCTGAAACTTGAAGATATCCGTTTAGTAGGAATCAACAACCGTAATTTAGATAATTTTACAGTTGATTTAGCCACAACACAGTTACTTTTGGCACAGCGACACAAACAGATGCAAAGTTTGGGGATTACCGTTGTGAGTGAATCGGGATTATATACACCTGCTGATTTATCTGTTGTGGCTGAGGCTGGAGCGCGGGCGGTTTTGGTGGGAGAGTCTTTAATTAAGCAAAGCGATGTAGAACAAGCTGTGCATAATATTTTGAGCCTTGTTTAA